GCGGGAGGAGAAGAGGCGGCGCCAGGAGCGCGAGCGGCAACTCCGGGAGCAAGAGGAGGGCGACCAGTGGCAGCGCGGGTTCCGGCCCCTCCGGGAGGAGCGCGAACTGCGGCTGCAGCGGGAGGAGCAGGCACGcctgcagagggaggaggaagagccaCGCCCCGATTTCAGATGGCAGTGGCAGGCTGAGAAAGAAAGCGAGAGGCGCCGCCAGAGGCTGTCGGCCAGGCCCGCGTCGCAAGAGCTGCGGGAGAAGCAGTTAAGAGCGGAGGAGCGGCAGGCGCGGGAGCTGTTCTGTGAAGAGGAGGAGCAGCGCCCCCAGCGACTCGAGAGGGAGCTGGAGCAGGAGGTCCGTAAGGAGAAGCAGCTCCAGTTGGAGGAAAGCTTCCAAGAGGACCGAGAGAGGAAGCTACACCAGGAAGACCAGCGCCACGACCAAAAATGGAGGTGGCAAGCAGATGAGGAAAGCCAGAGACGCCGCCACACAGTGTACGCCAAGCCAGCTGAAAGAGAGCAGCTGAGGGAAGAAGAGCAGCTGCAGAGGGAGGAACGCGAAAAGAGGCGCCGCCAGGAGCAGGAGAGACAATATCAGGAGGAAGAGCAGCTGCAGAGGGAGGAACGCGAAAAGAGGCGCCGCCAGGAGCGGGAGAGACAATATCGGGAGGAAGAGCAGCTgcagcaggaggaagagcagctgcagagggagaggaggcgCGAACAGCGCGACAGGCAATATCTGGAGGATGAAGAGCTGCAGCGCCTAGACGGGAAGCGGCAATTCCAGGATGACGATCAGCGCGGTGATCTGAAATGGCAGTGGcaaccagaaaaggaaaatgaagttcGTAATCATAGGGTTTACTCCAAACGCAGAGAGAACGAAGAAAAGATTCAGGAGGACAAGAAGTTCCGCCAGGAGGAGCAGCTCCTGCAGGAAAGGGAGGAACAGCTGCGCCGCCAGGA
The window above is part of the Mustela nigripes isolate SB6536 unplaced genomic scaffold, MUSNIG.SB6536 HiC_scaffold_12482, whole genome shotgun sequence genome. Proteins encoded here:
- the LOC132009307 gene encoding trichohyalin-like, giving the protein ERRQEQLRRKQQLAEEAVEQEEAEERGKSRTPRWQWQLESEAEARQSKVYSRPCWQEQKHCPEREEKRRRQERERQLREQEEGDQWQRGFRPLREERELRLQREEQARLQREEEEPRPDFRWQWQAEKESERRRQRLSARPASQELREKQLRAEERQARELFCEEEEQRPQRLERELEQEVRKEKQLQLEESFQEDRERKLHQEDQRHDQKWRWQADEESQRRRHTVYAKPAEREQLREEEQLQREEREKRRRQEQERQYQEEEQLQREEREKRRRQERERQYREEEQLQQEEEQLQRERRREQRDRQYLEDEELQRLDGKRQFQDDDQRGDLKWQWQPEKENEVRNHRVYSKRRENEEKIQEDKKFRQEEQLLQEREEQLRRQERDRKFREEEQQLRRREREQQLRQERDRKFGEEEQLLEEREEQLRRQERDRKFREEEQLLQEREEQLRRQERDR